The DNA sequence CGTCTGCTGGTGCCCGCCCGCATGATGGGGTCGGTGACCCAGGCCGTCCTCCTCCACGCGGCGAGTCCGGTGGCGGTCGTCCCGCCGGCCCCTCCGGAGGAGTAGCCCCGCGCCGGCCCGGTCCGGCAGCGGCCGGCCGTACGGCACGGGCGCCCGGAGCGCGGGCACCCCCGCGCCGGCGCGCGGCCGAGGGACGGCGGCGCCCCTGCCATCACCCCCGTGCAGGACTCGACCGCAGGGGCGCCCGTCTCGCCCTCGCCCTGACCCGTCCGGTACGACGGCGACGGCGGGGTCGGCGACGACCCGGGCGAGCCCGGCGGGCCCACCGCCTGGGTGCGGGCCCACCCGGACGCGGTGCACCACCGCGCCGACGCCGATGCGCTCACCGCGGTCCGCGACCTGCGCGCCGCCGTCCGCTCCCTCTCCCCCTCCGCGCGCACGCGGTGCGTGCACCCCCACCATGCCGGTCCGGGAGGGGGCCGACGGAGCCGGGCCGTGGTGCGGAGACCGGCAGCCGCGTGCGGCGACGACCCGGCCGCCGTGCTCGCACGGGCCGCGACCGGGTTCCTCGCGGGCCGCCGCCCGGCGGCGGCCCGCGCGCCTGCCACGCACCGCGCCGCGTGCGCCACTTCCAGGAGGAACACCCGCGCGAGGAGGACTGCGAGCCGTCCCGCGGCAACCGCGCCCGGGTGGCCCGCCACCGCGAGCGGCACGGGCGCCCCGGGCAGCCGCGGACGCCGCCGCCCGACCGTCCGCCGGAGGGCCCGGGCACGTACCATGGCGGCATGTCGTTCCTCCGCCGCCGCAGCGCCACCCCCGCCGGGCCCGACTTCGACGTACTGGCCATGGACCCGGGCGACTGGCCCGGCAATCTGGGTGCCGGGCTGCTGCCCGCCCCCGACGGAAGCTGCCAGGGCGTCTTCCTGCGTTACGACCTCTTCGGCGGGCGTGGCCCCGCGATGGTCATCGGCAACCTGCCCGAGGGCTCCCCGGCCCGCGACGTCCCCGAGGGAGAGATCCCCTTCGAGGTCGGGCAGCTGCTGCTGGCGCTGGAGAACGACGAGGAGGTGACCGTCGTCGGCACCGAGGACGTGCCGGTGATGCAGGGCGACAACCTGCTGATCGTGCGCCGGGTCAAGCTCTCCGAGGGACGCATCTCCTGCGTGCAGTTCGACCGCAGCGACAACGTCCTGGTGACCATCGCCGCCTGGGACCGCCCCATCACCGACGACCTGTACGCCCTCCTCAAGCCGCTGCCCGCGGAACTGTTCCAGCAGGGCTGACACCCCCGTACGGCACGGGCGCCCGCAGCGCGCGAGAGGGCAGGGTCCCCGTGGGAACCCGGCCCTCTCCGCGTCCCGGCGGTGCTACGACGACGTCACCGTCACGTCCGCCGCCCGCACGAAGCCGACCCGGTGGCCGAACTGGATCTCGTAGTACAGGTCCTCGCCGGTCACCACCCGGTGCGAGGCCTCGTCGAAGGTCACCGCGTAGTAGTACTCACCGGGCACCTTGCCGCCGGTGACGTACTTCTGGCCCTTGGGCAGGGTGTACGGCAGCGGCGTCACCGGCTGCGCCGGGACCCCCGCCGGGTAGGCCTCCTTCTCCGGGTAGGCGCGCCCGTACACCGGAACCGAGTCGACCCCCTCCCGCGGGGTCACGACCAATCCCTTCGAGGGCACCGCGGCCGGCTGCCGCGCCGGGTTCCTGAACCACGCCTTCTGGCCCAGGTACCAGATGGCGGTCCAGTCGCCCCAGCGGTCGGCGACCGCGTACCGCTGGCCGGTGGACACCCGCGAGGACAGGTCGTTCACCCCCGTGGTCGGGGCCCTGCCGAGGCCGATGTCCCTGATCAGGGGCGCGCTCTCGTCGTGGTCGGAGTACAGGCGCACCGCGCTCGACCCGTGCGTCGTGCAGGGCTCGCCGGCGCCCTCGCAGCCGGTGAAGACCGGCCGGTTGGCGGAGTAGTCCGGCCGGATCGTCACGACGCCGGAGTGCTTGCCGGCCGTGGCCTCGAAGGGGCGGCCCAGCAGTTCGAAGTAGTGCGCCCAGTCCCAGTAGGGGCCCGGGTCGGTGTGCATCCCGGGGATGGTCCCCGAGGTCGGGCCGGGCACCGTGTCGTGGCCGAGGACGTGCTGCCGGTCCAGCGGAATGCCGTGCTTCTTGGCGAGGTACTTCACCAGCCGCGCCGACGAGCGGTACATGGCCTCCGTGTACCAGGCGTCGGGCTCGGCCAGGAAACCCTCGTGCTCCAGGCCGATCGACCCGGCGTTGACGTACCAGTTGCCCGCGTGCCAGGCCACGTCCTTCGCCTTCACGTGCTGGGCGATGTGACCGTCCGTGGAGCGCAGGCTGTACTGCCAGGACACGTAGGTGGGGTCCTGGACCATGTCGAGCACGCCCTCCCAGGCGCCCTCCGTGTCGTGGACGACGATGTACCGGATGGGTTGCGAGGCCGGCCGGTCGCCCAGGTCGTGGTTGCCGTAGTCGCCGTCCCCGAACTCCTCGTACGGCGCGGGGATCCATTCGCAGGACACCGTCCTCGGGCACTCCGTCCCCGCGGCGGAGCCGGTGCGCAGCCCGGCGCGGTCCAACGCCGCGACGTCGGGCGCGAGGTCCGGGCGGGGAGCCAGGGCGACCTGCTGCCCGGCGTCCGTGACCCGTGCCCCGCCGGAGCGGATCACCTCGAACACCTCGTCGGCGTACGCGGCGGCCGAGGCCGTGTCGTCGGCGCCGGAGAACAGCGCCACCGCCCCGTACCAGTCCGCCGGGTCGTCGCTCGGCGGCCCGCCCAGCCGCCGCTGCGCCTCGGCCAGCAGCGCGGCGCCGCCCGCCAGGTTCGCCGCCGGGTCCTCGCGCAGGCGCTCGGGGCTCAGCCCGGTCAGCCGGGCCGCCCTCGGCAAGGTGGTCAGCCGCGCCGGGAGTTCGCCGGTGCGCGGCGCCCCCGCCCCGGGACGCAGCGGCGGGCGGGCGTCGTCACCGCGGGGGTCCTCGGTGCCCTCCGCGTGGTGCTCCGACGCGGCGAGCGCGGCCTCGGCGTCCGTCAGGTGCATCGGGCCGTAGCCGCCGGTCACACTCGGGGCGCCGCCGTGCGCGTCCCAGCGGGACTGCAGGTAGGAGACGCCCAGCAGCACGCTGCGCGGCACGTCGTACTCGGCGGCCGCCGCGGTGAACGCATTCTGGAGCCCGGCGGTGTCCGGCAGTCCGGCCTCGGACGGAGCCACGCCCAGCAGCGGAAGCGTCAGCGCGGCCGCGGCCAGGGCGCGGACGGCACCCCGGCGGGCGCGTCGAGACGACCCGGCCGCACGGCCGGGTTCGGTGGCGGGTTCTCGCAATGCAGCCTCCTGGGACGGTCGGGCACGGTGCGCCGTACGGAGCCGAGCGGTCCGTCAGTGGTACCGGTCAGCAGATAATCCGTCAATCATGCCCAGGCAGGCGAGATTTCCCTTGTCAATCGGGGTGTGCGGGTCTTTCGTGGCGACGGCCGCGGGGCCTGCGGCGCGTCAGTGGAGTACACCAATGGTCCCCTCCCGGACGTCCGGACGGGGACCACGACGAAGGTCCGCGGTGCGCCTCCGTCAAGCGCACCGCGGACCTTCGCCGCCGTCAGCGGGTGCCGACCGCCGCGCGCACGGCCCGGCGGGCCAGCTGGCAGTCGTCGTGCAGCCGCCGCAGCAGCAGCCGCTGTTCCTCACCGGACGCGGTGCCGCCCGGGTGGGCCGCCGCCGGGGCCGCGTCCTGCATCGACCGCTGCACGGCCGTCTCGTAGGTGCGGATCTCCCGGGTCAGCACCAGCATCAGGTTCACCAGGAACGCGTCCCGCGAGGCGGGACCGGCCGACTGGGCGATCTGGCTGATCTGCCGCCGGGCCGCCGGCGCCTCCCCGAGGACCGACCACAGGGTCGCCAGGTCGTACCCCGGCAGGTACCAGCCCGCGTGCTCCCAGTCCACCAGCACGGGACCGGCCGGCGAGATCAGGATGTTCGACAGCAGGGCGTCGCCGTGGCAGAACTGGCCCATGCCCTGCCGCCCGGCCGCCTGCGCGATGCCGTGCAGCAGCTTCTGCAGGTCACCCAGGTCCCGGTCGGTGAGCAGCCCCAGCTCGTGGTAGCGGGAGATGCGGGCCGCGTAGTCCAGCGGCGCGTCGAACGTCCCGGCCGGCGGCCGCCAGGAGTTCAACCGGCAGATCGCGCCGAGTGCCGCCCTGATGTCCGCCCGCGGGGGTGCCTCGACCGGGTGCCGCTGGAGGGCCGCCACCCGGCCGGGCAGCCGCTCGATCACCAGCGTGCAGTTGTCCGGGTCCGCTGCGATCAGCCGGGGCGCCCGCACGGGCGGGCGGTGCCGGACGAACGAGCGGTAGGCCGCTATTTCATGGCGGATCCGCTCGCTCCACGCCGGGGAGTGGTCCAGTAAGCACTTGGCGACCGCGGTGTTCCGGCCGGCGGAACCGACCAGGAGGACGGACCGGCCGGTGCGGCGCAGCACCTGCACCGGGGTGAACTCCGGACAGATGCGGTGCACCGACGCGATCGCCGTGCGCAGCTGGGCGCCCTGGGGGCCGGACAGGTCGAGCCTTCCGCTGAGCGGCTGGGTGCCCGGTCCCGCGGTGCGCCGTACGTTGCCCGCGCCGAGCACGGGGGGCGCCGGGCGGGCGGGGGCGAGGTAGGGGCCGTTGTCCGACGGACGCGGACGCAGCGGCCGGGGCGGGGCGGACACGGAGGACGATGCTGCGTACATGGGTGATACAGATCCCTTCGTGTGCCTGCGACGTCAGTGCACCACCCGGCCCGGCCGCCCGGGCGCACCCTGGGGAATGTCCCTGCGGCGACGGGGTCGTGGTGGCGCGTTCCTACTCGACACCCGATGCCCCCTGGCACACCATCTGGCGCACCCTGGCGAACCCTGGCGAATAGTCGCCCGGCAACCGGCACCGGGCTACTGTCAACTCAGCCGAGAACCTGGGGGCTTGACGTGAGCGGACAACCCAACACCCGGCTCGCGGACCTGTTCGGCCTGGCCGGCTGGTCCAAGGGCGAACTCGCGAGGCTGGTCAACCGGCAGGCGGCGGCCATGGGCCACCCCCAGCTGGCGACCGACACCTCCCGGGTGCGGCGGTGGATCGACATGGGAGAGATCCCGCGCGATCCCGTGCCGCGGGTGCTGGCGGCCCTGTTCACCGAGCGTCTCGGCCGTGTCGTGACCATCGAGGATCTCGGTCTGGTCCGGCACGGGCGTACGGGGAAACGGCAGCGCGACGGGAGTACGCACCATCCCGACGGAGTGCCGTGGGCGCCCGAGCGGACAGCCGAGGTCCTCACCGAATTCACGGGAATGGACCTCATGCTCAACCGACGCGGCTTGGTGGGCGCGGGCGCCGCGCTCACCGCGGGATCCGCACTCAGCAGCGCCATGCACGAGTGGCTGCACACCGATCCGGCCCTCACCGCCGACGCTCCCCGACTCGACAACCCCCTGCACGCCGACCCCGCCGGGTTCGACCGCTACGAGGCCGCCCCCATCGGGTCGCAGGAGATCGAGGAACTGGAGCGCTCCGTGGAGGTGTTCCGCGCCTGGGACGCCGCCCGGGGCGGCGGCCTCCAGCGCAAGGCGGTGGTCGGCCAGCTCAACGAGGTGGGCGGCATGCTCTCCTACCACCATCCACCCCATCTCCAGCGGCGCCTGTGGGGCGTCGCCGCCAATCTCGCCGTCCTCGCCGGCTGGATGTCGCACGACGTGGGCATGGAGCCCACGGCGCAGAAGTACTTCGTGATCGCCGCCCACGCGGCCCGGGAGGGCGGCGACCGGCCGCGCGCCGGTGAGGCGCTGTCCCGGGCGGCCCGTCAGATGGTGCACCTCGGCCGGCCGGACGAGGCGCTGGACCTGATGAAGCTCGCCCAGTCCGGCTCGGGCGAGGAGGTCCTGCCGCGCACCCGGGCGATGTTCCACACCATCGAGGCCTGGGCGCAGGCGTCGATGGGCAAGGGGCAGGCGATGCGCCGCACGCTGGGCCGCGCCGAGGACCTGTTCGTCTCGGACAAGTCCGATCTGGAACCGCCGGACTGGATGCAGACCTTCAAGGACGAGGATCTGTACGGGATGACGGCCCTGGCCTACCGCACGCTGGCCGAGTTCGAGCCCGGCGCCGCCGCGCACGCCCAGCACTACGCGGAGAAGGCGCTGTCCCTGCGCGTCGACGGGCGCGAGCGGTCGAAGATCTTCGACCATCTGTCCATGGCGTCCGCCTGCTTCATCGCGGACGATCCCGAACAGGCCGACCGGTACGCGCGCCTGGCGCTGATGTCGATGGGTTCCAACTCCTCGCGCCGCACCTGGGACCGGCTGCGCCAGATGTACCGGCTCACCGCCGAGTACGCCTCCTACCCGAAGATCCAGGAGCTCAGGGAGGAGATCAAACTGGCGCTGCCCAAGCCGAGGGGCAAGGGCGGTTCCGCCGCCCAGGCCTGACGGTCCCGGTCCGCACGAGCCGTCGGTTACGAGGCGACCCGGGCCACGAGCACACAGGCGTCGTCCTGGCGCTCCCCTTCTCCGAACTCCCGTACGACCGCCCGGACGCAGTCCTGTGCGGTGGCGGCCCCGGCGAACCGGGGTGCCAGGCGGAGGAGCCGGTGCACGGCGCTTCTTCCGGCGTGCCCGGGCACCAGCCCGTCGGTGTGCAGCAGCAGCAGGTCACCGGCTTCGAGGGTCTCCTCGGCCTGCCCGTAGGAGGCTCCCGAGGTGGCCCCGAGCAGCACGCCGTCCGGCGCGTCCAGCGCACGCCCCGTCCCGCCGCGGAACAGCAGCGGGGCGGGGTGTCCCGCCTGCGCCCACACCAGTGAGCGGGTCCCGGGCCGGTAGCGCAGACAGACGGCGCTGCCCAGGGCCGGCTGCGGCGCGGTGTCCAGCAGGCGGTTGAGGCAGGCCAGCAGCGGGCCGGGCGCGGTGCCGGTCATCGCCATGCCGCGCACGGCGCCGAGCAGCATCGCCATGCCCGTGGCCGCGCCGACGCCGTGGCCGGTCAGCTCGCCGACGCTGAGCAGCGTCGAACCGTCGGCCAGGTCGAGGGCGTCGTACCAGTCGCCGCCGACCGGCGCGTCGGCCGACGGCGGCAGATGGGCGGCGGCCAGGTCCAGGGTCCGCGATCCGCCGTGCGGGAGCCGCAGGGGGCCGCGCCGTGGTGCCAGCACGGCCTCCTGCAGCTCGACCGCGAGCCGGTGCTCGGTCCGCGCGGCGGCGTGCCGCTGGTGGTGCAGCGAGTCACGGGTCTCGCTCACCGCCCGCCGGCAGCGGCGCAGTTCGCTGACGTCGCGCAGTACGGCCCACATCGAGGCGGTACTGCCGTCGGCGCCGAGCACCGGTTCGCCCATCATGTGCACGGTCCGTACGCCCTCGCCCGGGCGTACGACGCGGAACTCCCCGTCGATGGGCCGGGCGTCGACCAGGCAGCCCGTGACCATCGCGGTCAGCCCCGGCCGGTCCTCGTCGAGCACCAGCGAGGGCAGTTCGTCCAGGGTGAGCGGGGGAGCGGCCGGGTCGCGGCCCAGGATGCGGTACAGCTCCGCGGACCAGCTGACCTCGTCCGTCAGCAGGTTCCACTCGGCGCTGCCGACCCGGCTGACCAGGGAGCCGTGCCGGGGCGCGGGGGGTGCGGCGGTGTCGTGTCCGGTCGGGCCGGGGACGGCGCGCGGGTCGTCGCGCAGTTGCGCCAGGTGCTGGTCCAGGTCGTCGAGCTGGTGCAGCGCCAGGTCGTACAGGGCGCGCCGCCAGCGTTCGCCCGGGTCGGTCGCGTCGGCGGGCGTGTCCCGCCGTACGGCGTCCACCTCGCCCTTGAGCCGCCGGGTCTGCGAGATGAGCGCGTCGACCGGGCCGCGTCCTGGCGGCTGCGCGGCGGGGCGGTCCGCGGAGAGGTGGGGCGGCATGACGCACTCCGATGCGGGGACGATACGGCGGCCTTCGGGCGGAGCGAGGGGCCGGTTACGACTGTCGCACAGCCCGCGACGCCCTGTAAGGGATTTGGCAACACACGATAAGGCGGTGCCTACGGCATATGCCACCGTCTTCGAGCGGTTACCCCGGGATATACGCCAGAGGTCCGATCGCCGCATCAACTCCCATGATACGCAAGTGATATGACGACCCGTCGGCCCAACCGCCGCCGTTCACTCACCCGTTCGACGGCCGGTTCTCCGTTCACCCGGTGACCGGGGGGGTCGCCCCGCTAGTAGCGCAGTACGGCCGCCATCCCGTCCGCGTCCCCGAGGGTGCCGTCCGGAACGAAGCGGACCTCGGCGCCGGTCTCCAGGCACTGCTCGACGATCTCGTCCACGATGTCCTCGCGGGCGTCGAGGTCGCCGTCCTCGGCGATGACGAGGTGGTCGCCGGCGTCACGGACCGCGATCCGGTAGTTCTCCTCGACGGCCAGCAGCCGGACGCGCCCCTCCCGGGCGCTCTGCCACAGCTCGTCCACCCCGGCCGCGAACTCCTTGCGCCCCCGCGCCGATTCCAGGGACCGGGCCACGTCCTCGGTGCTCTTGCGGGCCTCCTCCTCGAGCACCGGCCGCACGGCCTGCCACACCGCCTCGTGGGTGCCGTGCGCCAGCCCGCCGTGCGGGACGTGCACCGCGTCCCTGGCCACACTGCCGGCCTCGCACAGCAGGGACAGGGCGGCGGGCTCACCGGTGACGTACAGCGGCCGCGGGTGGTCGCGCAGGAGCTTGCCCATCGCGATGTCCGCGTCGCGCAGGAACCGGCGGGTGCCCTCGTCCCGGAAGGCGCTCGGCTGGTCGCCGATCCGCTCCTGCCGCTCGGGGTCGAAGTTCGGTGCCTGACGGGTGAGCGGGAAGCCGCCGGCGCGTTCCTCGGTGACCCGGTCCGCGCCTCCGCTCCACAGGGTGACCCGGTCGGCGGAGACGGACAGCACCCAGAAGGGCCGTTCCGCCGTGTGGGCCGACACCAGGTTGCGGGTCAGGAAGGTGTCGGAGAGGACCACCCGCTCGGGCACGGGACGGGCGAGCGACCACACCTGGTGCTCGCCGGGGGCGGCGAAGATGACCAGGCCGTCCTCGGAGTGCGCGAGGTCCACCTCGGCCAGGGCCCGGTCGAGCTGCCGGGCCACGTCGGTGCGCCGGTCCCGGGTGACCGCCGGATCGGCCTCCAGCTTCTTCTTGGCCTCGGCCACCACGTTGCGCAGCCGGACCGCGTCCTGGGTGCTGAGGGGCTCGCGCCGGTGTGTCGGCGTCAGCACGGACACCGCGGGGTAGGGGCGCGGGCGGCGAAGCTCGGCAAGGGTCGTGGGACTCAGATCGTGCTCCATGACAGCACCATAGGGCGAATCACGCGGCAGGGCATTCGGTGCGAATCGCCCGCACGTGCGGGGGCGGGCGGGCCCGGGTGGGGGCCGGGCGGTTCTGGGTGCAGCCTGGTGGGGGAGGTGGCCGCCGATGGCACAGCTGGTCGTGGAAGGACGGGCCGACGCGCGGACGCTGGTGGTCCGGCTGGTGTGGTGGGAGGCGCTGGTGGCGCGCCGCCGGGTGGTGCGCGTCCCCGTGTCCGAGGTGCGGGCGGCCGGCGTGGAACCGGGTTGGCGCGCGATGCGCGGCACGCCGGTCACCGGCCGCTGCCGCCCGGGACGGTTCTGCGTGGGGGAGCGGAGGCATCCCGCGGGCCGGGACTTCGTGGCCGTACGGGCGGGTGTGCCGGCGGTGGTGGTGGAGCTGCGGCACCCGGAGCCGTTCGTCCGCCTCGCCGTCTCGGTGCCCGGCGCCGGGGAGGCCGCGAGGGCGCTGCGGCGGTACGCCGGTGCCGGCCAGGCCGGTACCGCCGGGTCCCGGTAACCGGTAGCCGGTAGCTGGTCAGCCGGTCAGATGCGGTCGTCGCCCTCGGTGCCGCAGGAACTGCCGCTGCGCGGCAGCGAGCCGTAGAGCAGGAAGTCGTCGATCTTGCGGTGGACGCAGTCGGACGACCCGTAGCCGGTGTGGCCCTCGCCCCGGTTGTCCAGCACCACGGCCGACGGGCCGAGCCGCTCGGCCGTCTCCACGGTCCAGCGGTACGGCGTGGCCGGGTCGCCCCGTGTGCCGACCAGCAGCATCCTCGGCGTGTCCAGGTCCTTGACCCGCTCGCGGATGTAGTCGGTCCCCTTGGGGCGGCCGTAGCAGAGCACGACCTGGGCGAGCCGGTACCGGCCGAAGACCGGCGAGGCCTTCTCGTAGGCGGTGCGCAGCCGTTCCAGGTCCCGGGTGAGCCGCCCGGCGGCGGGACGGTCGGGATCGTCCGCGCAGTTCACCGCCATCAGCGCCGCCGGGAGGTTGTCCAGGGGCACGTCCTCCTCCTCGACGAGGGGGTCGTCGGCCCGGTGCGGCGCGGGCAGCGTCATCCCCCCGGTCGCGAGGGCCTCCACACCGCGCGTGTCCCCGTCCTCCATCAGCTGGGCGAGCGCCCGCTGGAGCATCGGCCACAACTCCTTGGTGTAGAGGCCCTGCCCGATGGCGCCGGCCAGGTCCTGACCGGTGAACTCGTAACCGAAGTCGGTCGGTACCGGGTTCTCGTCGAGCGAGTCGACCAGTTCGACGACCTGGTCGCGGGCCTCGCGCGCATCCTGCCCGAACGGGCAGGTGAGTTCGGAGGTGCACCAGGTGAGGAAGTTCTCCAGCGCCGTCTGCTGTCCCCGGGCACTGGCCAGTCCCTGCTCGGCCAGCGGTGCCGTCAGCGTGTCCACGCCGTCCAGCGCCATGCGGCCCACCTTGTCGGGGAACTGGGCGGCGTAGACCGCGCCGAGCCGGGTTCCGTAGGAGAACCCGAGGTAGTTGAGCTTGCTGTCGCCCAGCACATGGCGCATCACGTCGAGGTCGCGCGCGACGTTCACGGTCCCGATGTGGGCGAGTACGGGCCCCGAGTTCTCGGCGCACTCGGCGGCGACCTCGCGCAACTGCCGGAGCGTCTCGCGCGGATCGGACATCTCCTCCCCGTCCGTGGCCTCCAGCGCCTCGTTGGTGGCGTCGGCGCCGCAGCTGACCGGGGAGGAGCGGCCGACGCCACGGGGGTCGAAGGAGACCACGTCGTAGTCGTCGGTCAGGTCCAGGAAGTCCTTGCGGCCGTGGGCGAGTCCGAGCACTCCCGAGCTGCCCGGGCCGCCGAAGTTCACCAGCACCGAACCGCGGGGGTCGTCGGACGCCCGGTAGCGGGCGAGGGCCAGTGCGAGGGCGCCCTTCTCGGGCCGCGCGTAGTCGAGGGGCACGGTGATGCTGCCGCACTGCAGGTCCCTGGGCAGTTCCGAGGCCGTCCCGCACGCCGCCCACTTGATCTTCTGGTCGTAGAACCGGTCGAGGTCCGCGTCCGCGCGGCCGGTGGCCGCCAGCCCCGTGCCGAGCAGGGCCAGCCCGACCGCCCCGGTGGCCGCGCAGCGCCGGACCGAGGGGCGCACCGCGCGGTGCCGGGCCGACGGTCGCACGGACAGCTTGGCCAGCATCGATGCCTCCAGGGACGTCCCACAGCGGACCGGGAACCGGCGCCCTCGCTCACCATAAAGGCGCCCCGCGGCCCCCGCCTGTCGGCCCGGCGGCGGCAGCCGGGGCGCCCCGGCCGCCGTGTGTTCGCGGCTGAGGTCGCGAGGCGCCCGGCGACACGGTCCCCCCCTGGGAGTGACAGCGGCCGCGGCCTACGGAGGAGGCGCGACCGGGACGCAGTCGTCGCGGTCCGTACGCGGCCGGCGCGGGCGGGCGTCCGCGTGTGGGACGGGTGACCCCGCAGCGGTGTGCTCGCCGTCCCCGCGGCGGCGGGCGCGACGGCCGCGGTGACACCGGTGTGGGCGAGTACCGGTGCGCAGGATGCCGGTCTCGGGGAACATCGGTACAGCCGTTGGCGCTGAGAACGATCACGACTCCGTCGGCGTGAGGATGCTGACGCGGTTCTCGTACTCGCGGCGGGCCCTGCGTGCCGGCCCTGTTCTCGTATAGCTACCGCCAGGTGGCGTGTAGCACTGAGTAACTTCCGTAGCCCTCGTTTCCCCGCCTGGGTCGCCTCGTCGAGTGAACGGGTGACGGCGAAGGATGGGGCGCATGCGGCAGGACTGGGAGCCGGAAGACCTGATCGAGGTCTGGACGCTGCTCGCCGCCGGTGCAGGAGGTTTTGGCCGATCCGAAATGGGCGGACAAGCTCACCGACGCGGACCGGCGGGCCCTGTCGCCGCTGTTCTGCATCCACGGTTGGCGAGCTTGGCCTGCCCGTAGGCGGCGACGCGGTTGCAGGAACGGTCGAACTGCAGGTCGTCGAAGTGGATGTCGGCTGGACGCGGTGGCCGAAGTCGCTGACGGTCACCACCCGCGAGCCGCGCACAGGCAGCAGTACCTCCAGCAGGAGGCCGGTGAGCGCGAAGTGTCCGTGGTTGACGCCGAACTGCTTCCCTTTCATGGCGAACGGGAGCGGTTGCGTGGCCGCGAATGTCGCCCGGGCCACACGACCGCTTCCGCCGGGGGGTGTCAGACCGTCGCGTGCGCGGTCTGCGCCGCGAGGTTCTGGGTGAAGAACGGGAGGAGTTCGGTGGTGACCTGAGGTACGTAGCGGTCGTAGAGGTCGACGTGACTGGCTCCTTCGATCCAGTGCAGCCGCTTGGGCTCGTTCGCCTTCTTGACCGCTTCCTCGGACATCCAGGCGGTGGCCGCTTCGTTGCCGGCGACCATCAGAAGCGGACGCGGGGCGAGCAGACCGATGAGGTGGAAGGCGTCGAAGTTCACGATCTTGTCGACGCTGGAGAAGGTGAACTCGTCGGCCTGGCGAGGGTGCCGGCCGCGGTCGGTGCTGTAGTACTCCCAGGCTTCGTAGGAATAGCGGCCGCCGGCGCGTGCCTCTTCCTCAGTTGGGCGCACGGACATCGTCGGGAGCGGCTCGCCGGCCGCCTCGGTGGTGCGTGCCGCGGCCGCCGCGTCGAGCAGCGCCTGGAGGGCGGCGGGGTCCTGGGTGCCGTCGGGGCCGACCCGGAAGTACAGTCCGAGGTCGACGGCGCTGACCGTCGCGACCGCGCGGATGCGGTGGTCGGTGACCGCGGCGGGAATGACGTAGCCGCCGGAGGCACAGATGCCCAGGGCGCCGATCCGGTCGGAGTCGATCTCCGGGCGGTTGGTGAGGTAGGAGACGGCGTTTTTGATGTCCTCGACACGCTGGGCGGGGTCCTCGGTGCCTCGGGGAGTGCCGCCGCTCTCGCCCTGGTAGGCGGCGTCGTAGGTGAGCGCGACGAATCCGGCGTCGGCAAGTCGCTGGGCGTAGGCGCCGGCGGTCTGCTCCTTGACGCCGGCGCCGGGGTGAGCGACGACCACGGCGGCGAGCGGGCTGTCGGCAGCGGTGTCGGGGGTGTACAGGTGGCCGGCGAGGGTGATCCCGGCGCTGGTGAAGGTCACATCGGTTCGCATGACCCCACCGTGCCCGCT is a window from the Streptomyces capillispiralis genome containing:
- a CDS encoding alpha/beta hydrolase → MRTDVTFTSAGITLAGHLYTPDTAADSPLAAVVVAHPGAGVKEQTAGAYAQRLADAGFVALTYDAAYQGESGGTPRGTEDPAQRVEDIKNAVSYLTNRPEIDSDRIGALGICASGGYVIPAAVTDHRIRAVATVSAVDLGLYFRVGPDGTQDPAALQALLDAAAAARTTEAAGEPLPTMSVRPTEEEARAGGRYSYEAWEYYSTDRGRHPRQADEFTFSSVDKIVNFDAFHLIGLLAPRPLLMVAGNEAATAWMSEEAVKKANEPKRLHWIEGASHVDLYDRYVPQVTTELLPFFTQNLAAQTAHATV